The nucleotide sequence GGCCATATCCTATTGACTTGTCCACCACCTATTCCCTTTGCCATTCCATCTTTAACTACCACAATCGCATTAGATTTAACATATTTACATACTTTCATTCCAAATATTAAATCCTTCATTTCAGTTTCTGTAGGAGCTTTTTCTGTTACAACCTTTACTTCATCTACTAATTTGTCATCCCGAGACTGAACAAGTATTCCACCATCTACCTTTGCAAACTCCATTTTTGAAGATGGCTTCAAATCACACTTTATAACCCTCAAATTCTTTTTCTTCTTGAGTACCTCAAGTGCATCTAAATCAAAATCCGGTGCTATAACTATTTCTAAGAATATCTTTACCATTTCTTCTGCTGTTTTCTTATCCAATTTTCTATTTACAGCTACTATACCACCAAAAATAGAAGTTTCATCACATTCAAAAGCCTTTATATATGCATCATGTAAATTTTCTGCTACAGCAGCTCCACATGGTGAATTATGCTTTAATCCACAACATGCAATTTCATCGAATTCATTTACTACCTTCCACGCTACATCCATATCCCTTAAATTATTATACGATAATTGTTTTCCATTTAGTTGCTCAAAATCCTTCATAGATCCATTTTCAACTGTATCAACATAATAAGCTGCACTTTGATGAGGATTTTCACCATATCTTAAACCCATAGACTTTTTATAAGAAAGTGTCAAATACTCAGGATATTCTTCATCAAGTAAGAAATTACTTATAGCAGCGTCATAGGCAGACATAAGATTAAAAACTTTTCCAGCTAATCTCTTTCTTGTCTCAAAACTAACTTCTCCATTTTCATCTATTTGATTCATTACACCAGAATAATCATTTACATCAGTCAAGACTATGACATCTTTAAAATTCTTAGCTGCAGCTCTTATCATAGTAGGTCCACCTATATCTATAAATTCTATTTTTTCATCAAACATTAAATCTTCCTTTACTTTTTCGAAAAAAGGATATAGATTTACAACTACCATATCAATTGGTTTTATATTTTTTTGTTGTATTGTTTCCATATGTTTTTTATTATCCCTTACTGCAAGTATTCCACCGTGAATAATAGGATGAAGTGTCTTTACTCTTCCATCTAATATTTCTTCAAATCCGGTAACTTCTGAAACCTCAGTTACAGGTATACCATTTTCCTTAAGATGTTTATACGTACCGCCAGTTGATATTATCTCAACATCTTTTTCAATTAGAAATTTAGCCAAATCCAATACACCACTTTTATTAAAAACACTAATTAAAGCACGCTTTAACATACTATTACCTCCATTTTTACAGTATAATTACTTTTCTATTTTCAACCTTAACTCTTCCGCGAGAAATCAATCCCACTGCTTCCGGAAGAGCTTTATGTTCTTCTTCAAGTATTCTACTTTGAAGATCTTCCGCGCTATAACCTGAAAGAACAGGCACAGTTTTCTGAATTATAATAGGGCCACTATCCGTTCCATTATCTACGAAATGGACAGTACATCCTGATACTTTTACTCCATACTCAATTGCAGCTTGATGCACTTTTATACCATACATTCCATTTCCGCAAAAAGATGGAATCAGGGATGGATGTATATTTATTATTCTATTTTGAAATTCATCTATTAGTTGACCTTTTAAAATAGAAAGCCATCCGGCACACACTATTAAATCAACTTTTCCCGAAACTATATCCAGTATCTTGTCAGACAACTTGTCCTTATATACTTTTCTCTCAATAACACAAGTATTTATATTATTTTGCTTAGCTCTCTCAAGTGCATAAGCTTGAGCCTTATCACTTATTACGAATTCAATACTGCAATTTGATAAATATCCATTCTTTATACTATCTATAATAGATTGCAGATCAGTTCCACCGCCAGATACTAATACAGCTATTTTAAACATACCTTTTTATCTCCCTTTTCAACATATCCAATTTCATATGCGGTTTCTCCCATGCTGGCTAGTTCTTCTATAATCAAATCTGATGATTCTCTTTGAACACATAATACAAACCCTATACCCATATTATATGTATTGAACATATGGCTTTCTTCAACACCCAAACTCATAATGTACTTGAATATTTCTGGAATTTTAAAACTCTTTTTATCTATTACAGCTGTAAAGTTGTCTTTAAACATCCTTGGTACATTTTCGTAAAATCCACCACCTGTTATATGTGCCATTCCATTAATAGTATATTTCTCTAAAAGCTTAAGAATAGGTTTTACATATATCTTAGTCGGTGTAAGTAAAACTTCACCTATCCTTTTACCGTCAAATTCTTCATCATAATTTTTTATAAGCTTTCTTATAAGAGAATATCCATTGCTATGAGGCCCACTTGAAGCTATACCAATTAAAACATTTCCTTCTTTTATATTACTTCCATCAATTATATTATCTTTTTCAACAACTCCTACTGAAAAACCTGCTATATCATACTCACCTTCTGGATAAAAACCGGGCATCTCTGCTGTTTCGCCGCCTATAAGCGCACATCCAGCTTGGATACATCCGTCAGAAACTCCTTTAACAAGGTCTGCCGCTACATTAGCATTTAGTTTTCCACATGCTAAATAATCTAAAAAGAATATTGGTTTTGCTCCATGACATAATATATCATTTACACACATAGCTACACAGTCAATACCAACTGTATCATATTTTTTGGATTTAAACGCTATATCTAATTTTGTTCCAACACCATCTGTTCCCGAAACTAGTACAGGATTTTTAAAATTGCCCAGTTCAAACATCCCTGCAAAACTTCCCAGATTATTCATGACACCAGGTATAAATGTTTTCGAAGCATGATTCTTTATAATATCTACTGATTTATACCCCTCTTCTATATTAACTCCAGAATCTTTATATGTTATCACAAAAGCACCGTCCTTTTTACATAAATTTAAAATATAAATTAACTATTCCAAATGATCCTTCGGTGTTTCCATTGGTGCAGAAACTGGATAAATTCCATTAAAGCATCCAATGCAAAATCCTTTATCCGGATTTAATGTTTCTAAAAGCCCATCTATACTTATATATCCCAGGCTGTCAGCTCCTATTTTCTCATTTATCTCATCAACCGTAGAATCAGCACCTATAAGCCCATTCCTATACGGCGTATCTATTCCAAAATAGCATGGATATTTTACTATAGGCGATGATATTCTAAGATGTACCTCTTTTGCACCACCATCTCTTAAAATTTTAACCAATTTTCTACTAGTTGTTCCTCTTACTATGGAGTCATCAATTATTACAACTCTTTTACCCTCAATATTAACCTTTAAAGGATTAAGCTTTACCGAAACGGCTTTTTCTCTCATTTCCTGTGTCGGAGCTATAAAAGTTCTTCCAACATATTTATTCTTTATAAGTCCAATACCATATGGAATACCTGATGCCTCTGCATAACCAACCGCCGCAGGTATTCCCGAATCTGGAACACCAATAACTATATCTGCATCAACAGGACATTCTTCAAATAATTTCTTTCCTGCTCTAACTCTTGATTGATACACATTTATTTCATCTATTGTACTATCCGGTCTCGCAAAATATATATATTCAAATGAACATGTCTCACACTTCGTTTTCTCAGCAAAATTTATTGATTTTATTCCATTTTTATCTATAATTACAACTTCACCTGGTTCAACATCCCGTACAAATTCTGCACCAACTGAATCAAGTGCACAACTTTCTGATGAAAGTATATAGCTATTATTTATTTTACCTATACACAAAGGCCTTATACCTTTAGGATCCCTAACTCCTATAAGTTTATCCTGAGTTAAAAGCACAATTGCGTATGATCCCTTTACTGCCTGTATGGCATCTACTGTTGCTCTCTCTATACTTTTTTTAGTTCCCCTTGATATAAGATTCAATATTACTTCTGAATCTATTGATGTTTGGAAAACACATCCAGCCTCTTGAAGCAATTCCCTTACCACATCAGCATTTACTAAGTTACCATTATGGGCAATTGCAATTGAGCCAAGTTTATATCGTACTAATAACGGCTGTGCATTATTTGCACTGCTGGCACCTGTTGTAGAATATCTTACATGTCCAATCGCTGATATACCCTTTAGGTTATCTATAATTTGCTCATTGAACACATCGGATACAAGCCCCATATCTTTGTAAACATTTAACTCATTGCCATCTGATGTAACAATTCCTGCACTTTCCTGTCCCCTATGCTGAAGTGCATAAAGTCCATAATAAACTGTTGACGCTACATCAATATTTTCTTCTGTAGAAAAAATTCCAAATACACCACATTCATCTTTGAATTTATCTTCTTCCAATTCTTCTACACCTAAAGGTAAATTAACATTTTCATTGAAATTGCACATTAGAACTTCTCCTCTTTTTAATTAAGGGCGGAAAAATTTAACTTATAATCCCCACCCTAAAATTTACTTTCCACTTATTCTATTTAAAATCTCAACATAAGCTTCTTTAACATTTCCAAGATCTCTTCTAAATCTATCTTTATCAAGCTTTTCATTAGTTTTTGCATCCCAAAGTCTGCAAGTATCTGGTGATATTTCATCTGCTAAAATTATTTTACCATTAAATTTTCCGTATTCAAGCTTAAAATCTATTAACTTTATTCCCTGCCTTAAGAAAAATTCCTTCAATATTTCATTAATTTTTGCTGTCATATCGTAAATAGTTTTTAGTTCATCGAAGGAAGCTAATCCCATTGCCACAGCATGATAATCATTTAAGAGTGGGTCCCCTAACTCATCATTCTTATAACTTATTTCAAAAACAGTCGTTTTAAGTTCTGTACCCTCCTTTAATCCATATCTCTTAGCCATACTTCCAGCTGCAACATTTCTAACAATAACCTCAAGTGGAACTATATCAACCTTCTTGCAAAGCTGTTCCCTTTCACTTAACTTTTCCTCAAAATGTGTTTCAATTCCATTCTTCTTTAAAAGATCAAATAACATGGATGTTATAGAATTATTTAAAATACCCTTATCTGATATTTGTCCTTTTTTTTCTCCGTTAAACGCAGTGGCATCATCTTTATAATATATTATTACCTTGTCTTTGTCATCTGTTGCATAAACTTTTTTGGCTTTTCCTTCATATAATAATTCTCTTTTTTCCATTTTATAATTCCACTCCTTCATTATTATCTTTTATAAATTTTTCTTTCATGTCTTTTCTAAATTGAATAAGTTTTTCTTTTATTTCAGGATATTTTAATGATAAGATCTCTACGGCAAGCATACCTGCGTTATAACTGTTGTTTATCCCAACAGTAGCAACCGGAATTGATTTAGGCATCTGAACTATCGAAAGCAATGCATCCATACCGCCTACTGCAGCATTTATAGGAACTCCTATAACTGGCAGTACTGTTTGAGACGCAATTACACCAGGAAGATGTGCTGCTAATCCTGCTCCTGCTATTATGCAGTCACAGTCCAAATTTATCTTGTTTATAACCTCCGTAAGCTTTTCTGGAACTCTGTGCGCAGAAAGTATATAAGCTTTATATTCTATACCAAATTCCTTTAATGCATTAGCAGCTCCCTTCATTTTTTCAGTATCGGACTTACTTCCGAAAATAATAGCTACTTTCATTTATTAATCCTCCTCATAACATAATAAGAAATTATATTAAATAAAAAATCCACTATTGCCCTGATTATGCGATTAGTGGAATAAATTCATATATTAATTCAACACAATCCATAGACAAGCAATTTACGGTTAACCTGTAGAAACTCCCAAACCATATTATTGGGATTATATGGATGACTTATTTAATTATCTTACATGGATATATTAACACAGTGATATGAAGAAATCAATATATTTAGATAAATATAATTGAAAATATTCGTGTATATAAATATTAAAGAATATAATAGTATGATAATGTTCGTACTGTATAGAACATTATTCTTAGAGTATAATTTTAGTAGGCAAAGGTAGTAATAATTACTGGTTAAAATAATAAAGGAGATACAAAAAGTATCTCCCATGTACATAAAAATCCATTATAATATAAGTTGATAAGACTATATAGAAATGGGTGAGATTATGTACAATTTAAACGATACTTTAAGTTTAAATGATAATGAAATAACTTTCAATAGTTTAGAGAAAAAAATATATAAATATGCGTGTGATACAGCATGTGAAATTCTAAGAGAGGTGCTTTCGCACCTGGACCGGAGGTTAATGGATGAAAGAGATGCCGAAATATATAGAAATAAAGGATTAAGGCATACGTGTATAAAAACTATTATGGGAGATGTAGAATTTGACAGACGTATATATGAATACAAAACTGATCAAGGGAAAAAGGCATATAAATTCTTACTGGATGAATACTTAAAAATGGATACAATAGGCCATATTTCAAGCACTTTAGTAGAAAAAATAGTAGACAATGTAACCAATGTGTCTTATAGGAACACTTCAAATAATATTAAAGAACTGGCAAACCAGGAAATCAGCCATACGGCAGTATGGAATGTAGTACAAAAATTAGGTTCTAAAATAGAAGAAAAGGAAGAGAGGAAGATACTGCTGAATAAAATGGGAAAATTAAAGGGCTCAAGGGAAGTTAAGGCCTTATTTCAGGAGATGGACGGCATCTGGTTAAGCATTCAGGGGAAAGATAAACCTAAAGGAAGGAAGTCTAAAAAGAAAGAACTTAAGCTGGGAGTAACTTATGAGGGCTGGAAAAAGAGAGGTGGCAGAAAAGACGGCTATGTAGTTCATAATAAAACAGCATGCGCCAGCTTTGGAACAAGTAAAAAATTCAAGGAACTTAGTGATGCCGCCATTGCAGAAGTATATAACACAGATGAAATAGAAGTAAGAATTTTGAATGGGGATGGTGCCCCATGGATAAAACAGAGCATGGGTGGAGAAGGCGTATATTTTCAGTTAGATCCATTCCATAAAAGTCAGGCAGTACTGAGAAATATGGAGGATAAAAAGGAAGCATATAAACTCATGAAAATGCTGCATGACGGAAAAATAGATAAGAGTTTTGAATACTTAACAGGTCTTATGGTTAAGTATACTAATAACGAAAAAAAGTTTAAGAAATTAGAAAAACTGTATACATATCTCTTTGAAAATAAGGCAGGATTAGTGCCATATCACTTAAGAGAAGAGATAAAGATGCCGGAGGCACCTGAAGGACTGGAATATAGGAATTTAGGCACAATGGAGCATAATATTTGTGACATACTGGCCCAGAGGATGAAAGGGAGAAAAATGAGCTGGTCTATAAAGGGTGCAAATAATCTGGCAAAAATACTGGCAGAAAAAGCTGGTAAAAGAATATACCAAACAATCGATGAGATATGTTCAGGTTCTATTTCAGATGATAAACTGGAGAAAATAAAAGAGGTTATAACATTAACGGCAGCTGATGTTAACAAGAAACCTAAGAAGAGCAGGTATTACCATATACATAAAGCAGGGATACCATTTACAGGCTGCGCCGTAACCAATGGCAGAAAAGCGATACAGAGCTTTTTTCAGGAAAGAAATCTCAGTGAACTGGTTTATAGATAATTTAAAAACTCGGGATAAAAAGTTAACAGGATAAGTGCGCCCTTCCGGGCTGTGGACGGGGCCATACGGGAAGAAAAATATCAACTGAATTTACAATGGAAATTTTAAAAAATAAAATTGCCCACTTTAACTTGACACAAACAACATTATTTTTATATTAGAATACTGAGTAATTGTGATTTATAATATAATTATACATATCTAATTTGAAGTAGTTATTATTTTAAGAGAGGATGTTATATCGTGAAAATTGTATGTATAGGTGACAGTTTAACTTTCGGATATGGTGTATCCAAAAAAGATTCATGGGTTGAAATATTGAAATCAGAATTAAATTTAGATATTATAAATAAAGGAGTAAATGGAGATACAACTGCAGGAATGCTTGCAAGA is from Clostridium fermenticellae and encodes:
- the purE gene encoding 5-(carboxyamino)imidazole ribonucleotide mutase, giving the protein MKVAIIFGSKSDTEKMKGAANALKEFGIEYKAYILSAHRVPEKLTEVINKINLDCDCIIAGAGLAAHLPGVIASQTVLPVIGVPINAAVGGMDALLSIVQMPKSIPVATVGINNSYNAGMLAVEILSLKYPEIKEKLIQFRKDMKEKFIKDNNEGVEL
- a CDS encoding ISLre2 family transposase encodes the protein MYNLNDTLSLNDNEITFNSLEKKIYKYACDTACEILREVLSHLDRRLMDERDAEIYRNKGLRHTCIKTIMGDVEFDRRIYEYKTDQGKKAYKFLLDEYLKMDTIGHISSTLVEKIVDNVTNVSYRNTSNNIKELANQEISHTAVWNVVQKLGSKIEEKEERKILLNKMGKLKGSREVKALFQEMDGIWLSIQGKDKPKGRKSKKKELKLGVTYEGWKKRGGRKDGYVVHNKTACASFGTSKKFKELSDAAIAEVYNTDEIEVRILNGDGAPWIKQSMGGEGVYFQLDPFHKSQAVLRNMEDKKEAYKLMKMLHDGKIDKSFEYLTGLMVKYTNNEKKFKKLEKLYTYLFENKAGLVPYHLREEIKMPEAPEGLEYRNLGTMEHNICDILAQRMKGRKMSWSIKGANNLAKILAEKAGKRIYQTIDEICSGSISDDKLEKIKEVITLTAADVNKKPKKSRYYHIHKAGIPFTGCAVTNGRKAIQSFFQERNLSELVYR
- the purH gene encoding bifunctional phosphoribosylaminoimidazolecarboxamide formyltransferase/IMP cyclohydrolase, which translates into the protein MLKRALISVFNKSGVLDLAKFLIEKDVEIISTGGTYKHLKENGIPVTEVSEVTGFEEILDGRVKTLHPIIHGGILAVRDNKKHMETIQQKNIKPIDMVVVNLYPFFEKVKEDLMFDEKIEFIDIGGPTMIRAAAKNFKDVIVLTDVNDYSGVMNQIDENGEVSFETRKRLAGKVFNLMSAYDAAISNFLLDEEYPEYLTLSYKKSMGLRYGENPHQSAAYYVDTVENGSMKDFEQLNGKQLSYNNLRDMDVAWKVVNEFDEIACCGLKHNSPCGAAVAENLHDAYIKAFECDETSIFGGIVAVNRKLDKKTAEEMVKIFLEIVIAPDFDLDALEVLKKKKNLRVIKCDLKPSSKMEFAKVDGGILVQSRDDKLVDEVKVVTEKAPTETEMKDLIFGMKVCKYVKSNAIVVVKDGMAKGIGGGQVNRIWPTCQALDRAGDGVILASDAFFPFDDVVKECAKYGIKAIIQPGGSIRDNDSIEECNRDGIAMVFTGIRHFKH
- the purF gene encoding amidophosphoribosyltransferase, which encodes MCNFNENVNLPLGVEELEEDKFKDECGVFGIFSTEENIDVASTVYYGLYALQHRGQESAGIVTSDGNELNVYKDMGLVSDVFNEQIIDNLKGISAIGHVRYSTTGASSANNAQPLLVRYKLGSIAIAHNGNLVNADVVRELLQEAGCVFQTSIDSEVILNLISRGTKKSIERATVDAIQAVKGSYAIVLLTQDKLIGVRDPKGIRPLCIGKINNSYILSSESCALDSVGAEFVRDVEPGEVVIIDKNGIKSINFAEKTKCETCSFEYIYFARPDSTIDEINVYQSRVRAGKKLFEECPVDADIVIGVPDSGIPAAVGYAEASGIPYGIGLIKNKYVGRTFIAPTQEMREKAVSVKLNPLKVNIEGKRVVIIDDSIVRGTTSRKLVKILRDGGAKEVHLRISSPIVKYPCYFGIDTPYRNGLIGADSTVDEINEKIGADSLGYISIDGLLETLNPDKGFCIGCFNGIYPVSAPMETPKDHLE
- the purN gene encoding phosphoribosylglycinamide formyltransferase, translated to MFKIAVLVSGGGTDLQSIIDSIKNGYLSNCSIEFVISDKAQAYALERAKQNNINTCVIERKVYKDKLSDKILDIVSGKVDLIVCAGWLSILKGQLIDEFQNRIINIHPSLIPSFCGNGMYGIKVHQAAIEYGVKVSGCTVHFVDNGTDSGPIIIQKTVPVLSGYSAEDLQSRILEEEHKALPEAVGLISRGRVKVENRKVIIL
- the purM gene encoding phosphoribosylformylglycinamidine cyclo-ligase, with the translated sequence MITYKDSGVNIEEGYKSVDIIKNHASKTFIPGVMNNLGSFAGMFELGNFKNPVLVSGTDGVGTKLDIAFKSKKYDTVGIDCVAMCVNDILCHGAKPIFFLDYLACGKLNANVAADLVKGVSDGCIQAGCALIGGETAEMPGFYPEGEYDIAGFSVGVVEKDNIIDGSNIKEGNVLIGIASSGPHSNGYSLIRKLIKNYDEEFDGKRIGEVLLTPTKIYVKPILKLLEKYTINGMAHITGGGFYENVPRMFKDNFTAVIDKKSFKIPEIFKYIMSLGVEESHMFNTYNMGIGFVLCVQRESSDLIIEELASMGETAYEIGYVEKGDKKVCLK
- the purC gene encoding phosphoribosylaminoimidazolesuccinocarboxamide synthase; translation: MEKRELLYEGKAKKVYATDDKDKVIIYYKDDATAFNGEKKGQISDKGILNNSITSMLFDLLKKNGIETHFEEKLSEREQLCKKVDIVPLEVIVRNVAAGSMAKRYGLKEGTELKTTVFEISYKNDELGDPLLNDYHAVAMGLASFDELKTIYDMTAKINEILKEFFLRQGIKLIDFKLEYGKFNGKIILADEISPDTCRLWDAKTNEKLDKDRFRRDLGNVKEAYVEILNRISGK